From Deferribacter autotrophicus, the proteins below share one genomic window:
- a CDS encoding haloacid dehalogenase type II has protein sequence MVVLSFDVYGTLIDTKGVFDEIVSIVKDEKLALHVTDLWRQKQLEYSFRRALMQNYVDFSVCTKQALEYVNNYFNLNISEDEMKILLEKYKNLPPFDDVISSLNELMNLEVKMYAFSNGKPEDLNILLNNAGIIDYFEGIISVDDIKSFKPNPAVYAHFLRSSKAEREKAFMISANPFDVIGAISAGMSAVWVNRGGKIIFDPWELKPTFTINSLRELPILLKDNYSC, from the coding sequence ATGGTGGTTTTATCTTTTGATGTCTATGGCACGCTAATTGATACGAAAGGAGTTTTTGATGAGATTGTCTCTATTGTAAAAGATGAAAAGCTTGCTTTACATGTCACCGATTTGTGGAGACAAAAACAACTTGAGTATTCATTTAGAAGAGCGTTAATGCAAAACTACGTCGATTTTTCTGTCTGCACAAAACAGGCTCTCGAGTATGTAAACAATTACTTTAATTTGAATATAAGTGAAGATGAAATGAAAATACTGCTTGAGAAATATAAAAATCTTCCACCATTTGATGATGTGATTAGTTCGTTAAATGAATTAATGAATCTTGAAGTCAAAATGTATGCTTTCTCAAACGGTAAACCTGAAGATTTGAATATTCTCCTTAATAATGCTGGGATTATTGATTATTTCGAAGGAATTATAAGCGTTGATGATATAAAATCTTTTAAACCAAATCCTGCTGTCTATGCTCATTTTTTAAGAAGCTCAAAAGCTGAAAGAGAAAAGGCTTTCATGATTTCTGCTAATCCTTTTGATGTTATAGGTGCAATTTCTGCTGGGATGTCAGCAGTATGGGTGAATAGAGGCGGGAAGATTATATTTGATCCGTGGGAACTTAAACCAACTTTTACAATCAATTCTTTGAGAGAACTGCCAATATTATTGAAAGATAATTATAGCTGTTAG
- a CDS encoding ABC transporter substrate-binding protein, with amino-acid sequence MSKVRNVLLMTIIFLLSVAVMSFAAKPIKIGYVYIMSGPFSTYGQFAKQGAELAIEEINKNGGILGRPVKGYFEDSTGKPDVALRAIRKLVYQEKVDILIGLDSSGVAKTVVPSIPKMKTPLIITHAATPDVTGKLCNKYVFRISLNLAQNVKAAATLASQMDAKKWTTVGPDYAFGHQSWEYFKKYLKQMKPDVEFFSDSEVAFPPFKTTDFSSYITKIMNSNPDGVFISLWGGNLIDFVRQAKEMGFFNGKYKVLMSLGAATEVLTALGDKMPDGIWVGTRYWFLANNSELNRKFVKSYYDKYGAYPSYNAHGAYAATYAFKKAAEKAGTTNKMAVIKALEGLKIELPAGMVEIRAEDHQAITDAHWGQTFHLKELPLSILAPVKVFDGIGVTRPIEETECRMK; translated from the coding sequence ATGAGTAAAGTAAGAAATGTACTTTTAATGACAATTATTTTCCTGCTTTCAGTTGCTGTCATGTCTTTTGCTGCAAAGCCAATTAAAATTGGATATGTTTACATTATGTCAGGTCCGTTTTCTACATATGGGCAATTTGCAAAACAAGGTGCTGAACTTGCAATAGAAGAAATAAATAAAAATGGTGGAATCCTTGGTAGACCTGTTAAAGGTTATTTTGAAGATTCTACTGGAAAGCCTGATGTTGCTTTAAGGGCAATTAGAAAGTTGGTTTATCAAGAGAAAGTTGATATTTTGATAGGGTTGGATTCTAGTGGTGTGGCAAAGACAGTAGTTCCTTCCATACCTAAAATGAAAACGCCTCTTATTATTACACATGCTGCAACACCTGATGTTACAGGTAAGTTGTGTAATAAATATGTATTTCGTATCTCATTAAATCTGGCTCAAAATGTTAAAGCTGCAGCAACATTAGCATCACAAATGGATGCTAAAAAGTGGACTACTGTAGGTCCAGATTATGCTTTTGGCCATCAGTCCTGGGAATATTTTAAAAAATATTTAAAGCAAATGAAGCCGGATGTTGAATTTTTTAGCGATTCAGAAGTAGCTTTTCCACCGTTTAAAACTACTGATTTTAGTTCTTATATCACTAAAATAATGAATTCTAATCCGGATGGAGTATTCATATCTTTATGGGGTGGTAATTTGATAGATTTTGTGAGACAGGCAAAGGAGATGGGATTCTTTAATGGTAAATACAAGGTGTTGATGTCTTTAGGGGCTGCAACAGAGGTATTGACCGCTCTTGGAGACAAGATGCCTGACGGCATCTGGGTTGGTACGAGATATTGGTTTTTGGCAAATAATAGTGAGTTAAATAGAAAGTTTGTGAAAAGTTATTATGATAAATATGGAGCTTATCCATCATACAATGCTCATGGGGCATATGCTGCAACTTATGCATTTAAAAAGGCAGCAGAAAAAGCTGGAACAACGAATAAAATGGCAGTTATCAAGGCACTTGAAGGTTTAAAGATAGAACTGCCTGCTGGTATGGTGGAAATCAGAGCTGAAGATCATCAAGCAATAACAGATGCTCACTGGGGACAAACATTTCACTTAAAAGAATTACCATTATCTATTTTAGCTCCAGTTAAAGTATTTGATGGAATAGGTGTTACAAGGCCGATTGAAGAAACTGAATGTAGGATGAAATAA
- a CDS encoding ABC transporter ATP-binding protein: MSTSQESKILQVENLHFSYGKFKVLKGISLSVETGKIAALIGPNGAGKTTFYNVISGGVIPNMGKIIFDGLDITNFKADKVVKAGLCRSFQITNIFEDLTVIENIFIPLLIRDGKYLKFWDNLKNKKDLYDEAKEILNLVGLEDFIFSKVNELAYGDKRRVEIAITLATNPKMILLDEPTAGMNPSETERMVKLIKDLNEKTNTTILITEHDMNVVFGISDYIYVLHQGELLASGTPYEIRENERVREAYLGGADYVIS; this comes from the coding sequence ATGAGTACATCACAAGAAAGTAAGATATTACAGGTAGAAAATTTGCATTTTTCTTATGGCAAATTTAAAGTGTTAAAAGGTATAAGTTTGTCCGTTGAAACAGGTAAAATTGCTGCATTAATAGGTCCCAACGGTGCAGGTAAAACTACATTTTACAATGTAATATCAGGTGGAGTAATTCCCAATATGGGAAAAATAATTTTTGATGGATTAGATATTACAAATTTTAAAGCAGATAAAGTGGTAAAAGCTGGTTTGTGCAGATCATTTCAAATAACAAATATTTTTGAAGATCTTACAGTAATTGAAAACATTTTTATCCCCCTTTTAATAAGGGATGGTAAGTATCTTAAATTTTGGGATAATCTCAAGAATAAAAAGGATCTATATGATGAGGCTAAGGAAATTTTAAATTTGGTAGGTCTTGAAGATTTTATTTTCAGTAAAGTTAATGAATTAGCCTATGGGGATAAAAGAAGGGTGGAAATTGCTATTACATTGGCCACAAACCCAAAAATGATATTGTTAGATGAACCGACTGCAGGAATGAACCCAAGTGAGACCGAAAGAATGGTAAAATTAATAAAAGATCTAAACGAAAAAACAAATACTACAATTTTAATAACAGAGCATGACATGAATGTGGTGTTTGGAATTTCCGATTATATATATGTGCTTCATCAGGGTGAGTTGTTAGCTTCCGGAACTCCTTATGAAATAAGGGAAAATGAACGTGTTCGAGAAGCTTATTTAGGTGGTGCGGATTATGTTATCAGTTAA
- a CDS encoding calcium-translocating P-type ATPase, PMCA-type has product MNWHQFKIDEIFTKLETSSSGISNNEAKIRLANYGYNKLEKIKKKTALGIFLSQFKDLMIIILIISAIIAGIIGEAKDTIVIIIIVLLNAIISFIQEYRAEKSIEALKQIASPSAKVIRDGVLHTISSTDLVPGDIVIIEAGDIVPADIRLFETNFLQVQESILTGESTPVEKKAETIYQENVPIYKLKNIVFKGTVVTYGNAKGVVVATGMNTEIGKIASLLQDQVELRTPLQIRLNKLAKYITFVILILCLIIFVFGILRGLDPVYMLFTSISVAVAAIPEALPAVITISLALGAKKMLKLNALIRKLPAVETLGSVTYICSDKTGTITLDKMTVEKIFVYDADFTKNILTLCMVLNNNVLQDNKGNPVGDPTEVALMGFGQKHNLSKESAEEQYSRVAEIPFDSERKLMTTIHKIKLKDKIFNKNFLTISKGAIEEVLKRSNYVLLENKITTINKDKILKDANKFAENGMRVIAYAFKLLDKLPENIDSSLEDDLIFVGFVGLIDPPREEVFEAIKACKQAGIKPVMITGDHPITAKAIAEQIGIIDSKDDMIITGEELKKLDVKEFEHIIDKIKVYARVDSEQKLKIVLTLQNKDEFVAVTGDGVNDAPALKKADIGISMGINGTDVAKEASDMVLLDDNFSTIVKTIKEGRRIYDNIKKFITYTLTTNAAELLVILFAPIFGLPIPFAPIQILYINLITDGLPGLAFTTEPAEKDVMLRPPKKPQEGIFTSDLVVHIIILGLLMTSITLLTQYISTINNMHWQTITFTVLVFSQLGNVLGLRSKTEPIFKLGLLSNKFMLYSIIFTALLQLFVIYSPIMNSIFKTSSLTIKELIFTILMSTIVFIFIEARKILKKQP; this is encoded by the coding sequence ATGAACTGGCATCAGTTTAAAATTGATGAGATTTTTACCAAATTGGAAACAAGTAGCTCAGGTATTAGTAATAATGAAGCTAAAATTAGATTAGCTAATTATGGCTACAATAAACTTGAAAAAATAAAAAAGAAGACAGCTCTCGGCATTTTTCTCTCTCAATTTAAAGATTTAATGATAATTATTCTTATCATATCAGCAATCATTGCTGGAATCATTGGAGAGGCAAAAGATACCATTGTCATTATTATAATTGTGTTATTAAATGCTATAATCAGTTTCATTCAGGAATATAGAGCTGAAAAATCAATCGAAGCATTAAAACAAATTGCATCACCTTCTGCTAAAGTAATAAGAGATGGAGTATTACATACAATATCTTCTACAGATTTAGTACCTGGAGATATTGTTATTATCGAAGCTGGCGACATTGTTCCTGCTGATATAAGACTATTTGAGACCAATTTTCTACAGGTGCAAGAATCCATTTTAACTGGTGAATCTACACCAGTAGAAAAAAAAGCTGAAACTATTTACCAAGAAAATGTGCCAATTTACAAATTGAAAAACATTGTATTTAAAGGAACTGTAGTAACATATGGTAATGCTAAAGGGGTAGTGGTTGCTACAGGAATGAATACTGAAATAGGGAAAATAGCTTCTTTGCTACAAGATCAGGTTGAACTAAGAACTCCACTTCAAATTAGATTAAACAAGTTAGCAAAATACATCACATTTGTAATTTTGATTTTATGTTTAATTATTTTTGTTTTTGGAATTTTGCGTGGACTCGATCCAGTTTATATGCTGTTTACATCCATTTCAGTTGCCGTAGCTGCAATTCCTGAAGCTTTACCTGCAGTTATTACTATTTCACTTGCTTTAGGCGCTAAAAAAATGCTCAAGCTGAATGCTTTAATCAGAAAATTACCTGCTGTTGAAACCTTAGGTTCTGTAACCTATATCTGCTCTGACAAAACTGGAACAATTACTTTAGATAAAATGACTGTAGAAAAAATTTTCGTATACGACGCTGATTTTACAAAAAATATTTTAACATTATGTATGGTGCTAAACAACAATGTACTACAAGATAATAAAGGAAACCCTGTTGGTGATCCAACAGAAGTTGCTTTAATGGGGTTTGGACAAAAGCATAATTTATCCAAGGAATCAGCAGAAGAACAATATTCGAGAGTTGCAGAAATCCCCTTTGATTCTGAAAGAAAACTCATGACCACAATTCACAAAATCAAGTTAAAAGATAAAATTTTTAATAAAAACTTTTTGACCATCTCCAAAGGAGCTATCGAAGAAGTTTTAAAAAGATCCAACTACGTACTACTAGAAAATAAGATAACTACCATTAATAAAGATAAAATTCTAAAAGATGCAAACAAGTTTGCTGAAAATGGGATGAGAGTTATAGCTTATGCTTTTAAATTACTTGATAAATTACCTGAGAATATCGATTCTTCACTGGAAGATGATCTAATTTTTGTGGGTTTTGTAGGGTTAATTGATCCCCCAAGAGAAGAAGTTTTTGAAGCAATAAAAGCATGTAAGCAAGCAGGTATAAAACCAGTTATGATTACAGGTGATCATCCCATTACTGCAAAGGCTATTGCTGAACAAATTGGAATTATTGATTCAAAAGACGACATGATAATCACTGGTGAAGAATTAAAAAAGTTAGATGTAAAAGAATTTGAACATATAATAGATAAAATAAAAGTATACGCTAGAGTAGATTCCGAACAGAAATTAAAAATTGTATTAACACTTCAAAATAAAGATGAATTTGTAGCTGTGACTGGTGACGGTGTAAATGATGCCCCTGCTTTAAAAAAAGCGGATATTGGAATTTCTATGGGTATTAACGGCACAGATGTAGCCAAAGAAGCATCTGATATGGTATTGTTAGATGATAATTTCAGTACCATAGTTAAAACCATAAAAGAAGGACGCAGAATTTATGATAATATTAAAAAATTTATTACTTACACTCTCACAACTAATGCAGCTGAATTGCTTGTAATCTTATTTGCACCGATTTTCGGACTACCTATCCCTTTTGCTCCTATTCAAATACTCTATATAAATCTGATAACAGACGGACTTCCAGGATTGGCGTTTACCACAGAACCAGCTGAAAAGGATGTCATGTTAAGACCTCCTAAAAAGCCTCAAGAAGGGATTTTTACCTCTGATCTCGTTGTCCATATAATAATTTTAGGACTCTTAATGACATCTATAACGTTATTAACGCAATATATTTCCACAATTAACAATATGCACTGGCAAACTATTACATTTACGGTTTTAGTTTTTAGCCAACTAGGAAATGTCTTAGGATTAAGATCAAAAACTGAACCAATATTCAAACTTGGCTTACTGTCAAACAAATTTATGTTATATTCAATAATTTTTACAGCTTTATTGCAACTTTTTGTTATTTACTCTCCTATTATGAATTCAATATTTAAAACATCATCACTAACAATTAAAGAGCTTATATTTACCATTTTAATGTCAACAATAGTTTTCATATTTATAGAAGCTAGAAAAATCCTAAAAAAACAACCATAA
- a CDS encoding integrase core domain-containing protein has product MNEWQKYNDGHIIVERFFRTLKYESVYLKNYKTLREARAGIGEYIEFYNKSRLHSLLEYCTPEKEYSKSLRKIV; this is encoded by the coding sequence ATCAATGAATGGCAAAAGTATAACGATGGACATATAATAGTAGAAAGGTTTTTCAGGACATTGAAATATGAGAGTGTATATTTGAAGAACTATAAGACATTGAGGGAAGCGAGGGCAGGTATAGGTGAATATATTGAGTTTTACAACAAGAGCCGATTACATTCATTACTGGAATACTGTACACCAGAAAAAGAATATAGCAAATCATTGAGGAAGATAGTTTGA
- a CDS encoding branched-chain amino acid ABC transporter permease produces the protein METFVLNLFNGLSWGMLLFLISIGLTIIFGVLGVLNFAHGSFFMLGAYLCMQFMNLVKSFWIGIIIGPILVAILGLVVERFLLRKIYDRDISFQLLLTFAILLVLDDAVRLIWGPGYYVVEPPLILSGVINVFNHTYPVYRLFLIIIGPLIGLSLLMFFKFTKYGKMIRASALDKEMAEGVGINVSFVFTSVFAFGTWLSALGGALAAPHQSLAPSMGERIIIESFIVVVVGGFGSFTGAFVGAMFIGLLESFGTVFAGRLQMALPYILLILILIVRPTGLFKKGT, from the coding sequence ATGGAAACATTTGTTTTAAATTTATTTAACGGTTTAAGTTGGGGGATGCTCCTTTTCCTTATATCGATAGGGTTAACAATCATTTTCGGTGTATTAGGAGTGTTGAATTTTGCACATGGGTCCTTTTTTATGTTGGGTGCTTATTTGTGTATGCAATTTATGAATTTAGTTAAATCTTTTTGGATTGGAATTATTATTGGTCCTATTTTAGTAGCGATTTTAGGGTTGGTAGTTGAAAGGTTTTTATTAAGAAAGATTTATGACAGAGATATATCTTTTCAGTTGTTACTAACATTTGCAATACTGCTAGTACTGGATGATGCTGTAAGGCTGATTTGGGGGCCGGGGTATTATGTAGTTGAACCTCCTTTAATTTTATCCGGAGTAATTAATGTCTTTAATCATACTTATCCTGTTTATCGATTGTTTTTAATAATTATAGGGCCATTAATTGGTTTAAGTCTACTGATGTTTTTTAAGTTTACAAAATATGGAAAAATGATAAGGGCTTCTGCTTTAGACAAGGAGATGGCTGAGGGTGTGGGGATTAATGTTTCATTTGTATTTACATCGGTTTTTGCGTTTGGCACATGGTTGTCAGCGTTAGGTGGTGCTTTGGCTGCTCCTCATCAGAGTTTGGCTCCATCTATGGGTGAGAGGATAATAATAGAAAGTTTTATAGTGGTCGTAGTAGGTGGCTTTGGCAGTTTTACAGGTGCATTTGTAGGTGCTATGTTTATTGGGTTATTGGAATCCTTTGGGACCGTTTTTGCGGGAAGGCTTCAGATGGCTTTACCATACATTTTATTGATTTTGATATTGATTGTAAGACCAACAGGTTTATTTAAAAAGGGAACATAA
- a CDS encoding ABC transporter ATP-binding protein, which yields MLSVKDIHVYYGESYVIQGVDLHVNEGEIVCLLGRNGAGKSTTFKSIVGYLHPRKGKITFEDKDITNNRTFKNIRLGIGYVPEDRRVFADLTVLENLEVAFSAVNKADIKWQVEDLFEMFPLLKKLRNKKGGELSGGEQQMVTIARAMATNPKLLLLDEPCEGLAPVIVEQLAEIIVRLKENVTILLAEQNAYFALSISDRGYVIDKGKIVYSGSASILKENEEIQKRYLAV from the coding sequence ATGTTATCAGTTAAGGATATTCATGTTTATTATGGCGAAAGTTATGTGATTCAGGGAGTTGATTTACATGTAAATGAGGGTGAGATCGTTTGCTTGCTTGGCAGAAATGGCGCCGGTAAATCTACAACTTTTAAAAGCATTGTGGGATATTTGCATCCGAGAAAAGGCAAAATTACTTTTGAAGATAAAGATATTACCAATAATAGGACGTTTAAAAACATTAGGTTGGGAATAGGTTATGTTCCTGAGGATAGGAGAGTTTTTGCCGATTTAACGGTTTTAGAAAATTTAGAAGTTGCATTTAGTGCTGTTAATAAAGCGGATATTAAGTGGCAAGTGGAAGATTTGTTTGAAATGTTTCCTCTTCTAAAAAAGTTGAGAAATAAAAAAGGTGGGGAGCTAAGTGGAGGAGAGCAGCAGATGGTAACAATAGCCAGAGCAATGGCTACAAATCCAAAACTATTGTTATTAGATGAACCTTGTGAGGGATTGGCACCTGTAATTGTGGAGCAATTGGCAGAGATAATAGTTAGATTAAAGGAAAATGTTACTATTTTGTTAGCTGAGCAAAATGCATATTTTGCATTAAGCATATCTGATAGGGGTTATGTGATAGATAAGGGAAAAATTGTCTACAGTGGTAGTGCAAGTATATTGAAAGAAAATGAAGAAATTCAAAAGAGATATTTAGCCGTATAA
- a CDS encoding DDE-type integrase/transposase/recombinase, with translation MGCAYLSVVMDWLSWLVLSWKLDAVMDSKLSVFALAAAFEEYEPPKIFNSDQVSQYAA, from the coding sequence ATGGGGTGTGCGTATTTATCTGTTGTAATGGATTGGTTAAGTTGGTTGGTGTTGTCTTGGAAGTTGGATGCTGTAATGGATTCGAAGTTATCGGTATTCGCATTGGCGGCAGCTTTTGAAGAATATGAGCCACCAAAAATATTTAACTCTGACCAGGTGAGTCAATATGCAGCATAA
- the glpK gene encoding glycerol kinase GlpK, whose translation MSKYVLALDLGTTGNKAIVFDKQGNTIASEYSEFPQIFPKEGWVEHNPNDIWETALKVIAIVIEKVGAENIQAIGITNQRETTIIWDKKTGKPLYNAIVWQCRRTENICKHFSQLKKLIKEKTGLFLDPYFSATKIKWLIDNVEDVNKKVKSKDALFGTVDSWILYNLTAGKCHATDITNASRTMIFNIKTLEYDEELLNLFEIPRHLLPQVFPSNHLFGYTDKKLFGKEIPIAGIIGDQQASLFAHGGWRNGLIKNTYGTGLFMMTSTKNKIYYSDNLISTIAWQIDKDVEYALEGSIFVGGSLIQWLRDGLGIINDTKEVEDLAKKVNSSENVVFVPALTGLGAPYWDPSARGLIIGITRGTTKEHIARAALEGIAFQTRDVFEEFVKTTKNEIDFSTLAVDGGASKNNFLMQFQADILGIDIERPYITESTALGAAAMAAISTGFWDKNNILKIREIEKEFKPKMDNKTRKKIYNKWLNALQRSLNWAKD comes from the coding sequence ATGTCTAAGTATGTTTTAGCACTGGATTTAGGAACAACTGGAAATAAGGCTATTGTTTTTGATAAACAAGGGAATACTATAGCATCTGAGTATTCTGAATTTCCACAAATTTTTCCTAAAGAAGGCTGGGTAGAACATAACCCTAACGATATATGGGAAACTGCACTAAAAGTCATTGCTATTGTCATTGAAAAAGTTGGTGCAGAAAATATTCAGGCCATTGGCATTACCAACCAAAGAGAAACAACTATAATCTGGGATAAAAAAACAGGGAAACCTTTATATAACGCTATTGTTTGGCAATGCAGAAGAACCGAAAACATATGTAAACATTTTTCTCAACTCAAAAAATTAATTAAAGAAAAAACAGGTTTATTTTTAGACCCATATTTTAGCGCCACAAAAATAAAGTGGCTTATTGATAATGTAGAAGATGTAAATAAAAAGGTAAAATCAAAAGATGCACTTTTTGGCACAGTGGATTCCTGGATTTTATATAACCTAACTGCAGGAAAATGCCATGCTACCGATATTACAAATGCATCAAGAACAATGATTTTCAATATAAAGACATTAGAATATGATGAAGAACTTTTGAATCTCTTTGAAATTCCAAGACATTTACTACCGCAGGTTTTCCCTAGCAATCATTTATTTGGTTATACAGACAAAAAACTATTTGGCAAAGAAATACCCATCGCAGGCATTATAGGCGATCAACAGGCATCCCTATTCGCCCATGGTGGATGGCGAAACGGTTTGATTAAAAATACATATGGAACTGGCCTATTTATGATGACATCCACTAAAAACAAAATCTATTACTCAGATAATCTTATTAGCACAATAGCTTGGCAAATTGATAAAGATGTAGAGTATGCTCTGGAAGGTAGTATATTTGTCGGTGGATCATTAATTCAGTGGTTAAGAGATGGACTAGGAATAATAAATGACACAAAAGAAGTGGAAGATTTAGCCAAAAAAGTTAATTCTTCTGAAAACGTTGTTTTTGTACCTGCATTAACCGGACTTGGTGCACCCTACTGGGATCCATCTGCAAGAGGGTTGATAATTGGAATTACAAGGGGAACCACTAAAGAACATATAGCAAGAGCTGCTCTTGAAGGAATAGCATTTCAAACTCGTGACGTATTTGAAGAATTTGTCAAAACAACAAAAAATGAAATAGATTTTTCAACACTTGCAGTGGATGGTGGTGCTTCCAAAAACAATTTTTTAATGCAATTTCAAGCTGATATCTTAGGAATTGATATAGAAAGACCCTATATTACCGAATCCACTGCATTGGGTGCTGCTGCTATGGCTGCCATATCCACAGGTTTCTGGGACAAAAATAATATCCTCAAAATAAGAGAAATTGAAAAAGAATTTAAACCGAAAATGGATAATAAAACACGTAAAAAAATATATAACAAATGGCTAAATGCATTACAAAGAAGTTTAAATTGGGCTAAAGATTAA
- a CDS encoding branched-chain amino acid ABC transporter permease, which translates to MKKKYLIILFLLVVGILPVFLPTFWVMIFSEILIMGLFAMSFNLLMGYSGLLSFGHAAFFGIGAYTTAFLLNSDFSSLLMVLLICMIISAVFALFFGLLSIRHDEIFFAMITLGLGMMIFTFAHNYREITGGSDGLPIMNIPDIKIMSYEITLFSPVNMYLFVLFITVIFILIMWKVVNSSFGLLLKGMRENKNRLYYVGGNIAKIRLIMFVISGTIAGACGFLFSLFSSMATPDFLHWSFSAKPVIMTILGGSTVFLGPLGGAALFFILEQIILRFTENWMFFLGTILIPIVLFFPKGVFGTIYEYITRK; encoded by the coding sequence ATGAAGAAAAAATATTTGATAATTTTATTTTTATTAGTAGTCGGAATATTGCCGGTATTTTTACCAACGTTTTGGGTAATGATATTTAGTGAAATATTAATTATGGGACTTTTTGCCATGAGTTTTAATTTATTGATGGGATATTCTGGACTTCTATCATTTGGCCATGCTGCATTTTTTGGTATTGGAGCATACACTACGGCATTCTTATTAAATAGTGATTTTTCTTCACTGCTAATGGTTTTATTAATATGTATGATTATATCTGCAGTTTTTGCTCTATTTTTTGGTTTGTTAAGTATCAGGCATGATGAAATATTTTTTGCAATGATAACTTTGGGCTTAGGTATGATGATTTTTACCTTCGCTCATAATTATAGAGAAATTACGGGTGGTAGTGATGGATTACCTATCATGAATATTCCTGATATTAAAATAATGAGTTATGAAATTACATTGTTTTCACCGGTAAATATGTATTTGTTCGTGTTATTTATTACTGTAATTTTTATTTTAATTATGTGGAAAGTGGTTAATTCTTCTTTTGGCTTACTTTTGAAAGGGATGAGAGAAAATAAGAATAGACTTTATTATGTTGGGGGAAATATTGCCAAAATTAGATTAATAATGTTTGTTATATCTGGGACAATTGCCGGGGCTTGCGGATTTTTATTTTCATTGTTTAGTAGTATGGCCACACCGGATTTTCTTCATTGGAGCTTTTCTGCAAAACCGGTAATCATGACAATTTTGGGCGGTTCTACGGTTTTTTTAGGACCGTTGGGCGGAGCAGCGTTGTTTTTTATTCTTGAACAGATTATTTTAAGATTTACTGAAAACTGGATGTTTTTTTTAGGAACAATATTAATCCCCATTGTTTTATTTTTTCCAAAGGGAGTTTTTGGGACGATTTATGAGTACATCACAAGAAAGTAA